One genomic region from Opisthocomus hoazin isolate bOpiHoa1 chromosome Z, bOpiHoa1.hap1, whole genome shotgun sequence encodes:
- the DHX29 gene encoding ATP-dependent RNA helicase DHX29 isoform X1 — protein sequence MGGRNKKQRAGSAAHTASAATAAARARAAAEAAAAAAGSRAAPRPPPASKEPRVKQGPKTYSFSSTTDSSAAANLDKSVLKVMINGNLEKKIIDVINDHKKQNDDKGMISKRLTAKKLQDVYMALQRFSFKTEHIEEAMKNTLLYGGDLHSALDWLCLNLPDDALPEGFSQQFEEQQQKPRAKFCSPVSKRDLPPQVVDNRKKENGPETKEANVGKEKEISMKEWILRYAEQQSDEEKNESVKETDEEKFDPNERYVQLAAKLSEAKEQASISKQDKDKQAQKVAQEKIRRIQQEMAILEEHPVFNPAIKISNQQQNEKKKTPSPQAQETTLNLSLLEKPGAAAKEDKVKKKEPLDVRNFDYSARSWTGKSPKQFLIDWCRKNFPKSPNPAFEKVPVGKYWKCRVRITKSSEDVMAMCPTIVTEDSMQAQHLAATLALYHLTKGQSVHQLLPPTYRDVWLEWRDIEKKKEEENKIETNKPRDNFIARLLNKLKQQQQLQSENQPKVSEGPEDSWENLVSDEDLSSLCPEISDTDNLEPSRVLFKKLQSSSRYQRLLKERQELPVFKHRYSIVETLKKHRVVVVAGETGSGKSTQVPHFLLEDLLLDEGSNKCNIVCTQPRRISAVSLATRVCEELGCESGPGGKNSLCGYQIRMESRTGEATRLLYCTTGVLLRKLQEDGRLSSVSHVIVDEVHERSVQSDFLLVILKEILHKRSDLHLILMSATVDSEKFSSYFSHCPILRISGRSYPVEIFHVEDVIEATGYVLEKDSEYCQKFLEEEEEVTINVTSKGGGTTKYQEYVPVQSGSGIDLAPYYAKYSSRTQQAVYYMNPYKINLELILELLAYLDRSPQFKNIEGAVLIFLPGLAHIQQLYDLISTDRRFNLRDRHRLIALHSVLSTQDQAAAFTIPPLGIRKIVLATNIAETGITIPDVVFVIDTGRTKENRYHESSQMSSLEETFVSKASALQRQGRAGRVRDGFCFRMYTRDRFESFMEYSVPEILRVPLEELCLHIMKCSLGSPEDFLSRALDPPQQQVIGNAMNLLRKIGACLLNEPRLTPLGQHLAALPVNVKIGKMLIFGAIFGCLDPVATLAAVMTEKSPFTIPIGRKDEADLAKSALAMAVSDHITIYNAYLGWKRARQEGGYRAEMTYCRRNFLNRTSLLTLEDVKQELIRVVRAAGFTASTTPCGWDGNGAAQCLSLHEIALLKAVLTAGLYDNVGKILLTKSVDITEKLACMVETAQGKAQVHPSSVNRDLQTYGWLLYQEKVRYAKVYLRETTLISPFPILLFGGDIEVQHRERLLTVDGWIHFQAPVKIAVIFKQLRVLIESVLKKKLENPKMSLEDDKVLHIIKELIKTENGN from the exons ATGGGTGGCCGCAACAAGAAgcagcgggcgggcagcgcggcccaTACCGCCTCCGCCGCCACGGCCGCGGCCCGCGCTAGAGCCGCCGCCGAGGCCGCTGCTGCGGCCGCGGGCAGCCGagccgcgccgcggccgccgcccgctTCCAAAGAGCCGCGTGTCAAGCAAG GTCCAAAAACTTACAGTTTTAGTTCAACAACAGATTCAAGTGCTGCTGCAAATCTAGATAAGTCTGTTCTTAAG GTGATGATAAATGGTAATTTGGAGAAAAAGATTATTGATGTAATAAATGACCATAAAAAACAAAATGATGACAAAGGAATGATTTCCAAGAGACTTACTGCTAAGAAACTACAG GATGTGTACATGGCTTTACAAAGATTCTCTTTTAAGACTGAGCACATTGAAGAAGCaatgaaaaatacacttttataTGGTGGTGATCTTCACTCTGCACTTGATTGGCTTTGTTTAAACCTTCCTGATG atGCCTTGCCTGAAGGTTTTAGCCAGCAGtttgaagaacagcaacagaaaccTAGAGCAAAATTTTGTTCTCCTGTGTCAAAACGTGATCTTCCACCTCAAGTAGTGgataacagaaagaaagaaaatggcccTGAAACTAAG GAGGCAAAtgtggggaaagagaaagaaattagtaTGAAGGAATGGATTTTGCGATACGCTGAACAACAGAGTGATGAAGAGAAGAATGAGTCTGTGAAAGAGACAGATGAAGAGAAGTTTGACCCA AATGAGAGGTATGTACAGCTGGCTGCCAAGCTTTCAGAAGCGAAAgaacaagcaagcatctccaagCAAGACAAAGACAAGCAAGCCCAGAAAGTAGCACAGGAGAAAATAAGAAGAATTCAGCAAG AAATGGCAATTCTTGAAGAACATCCGGTATTTAATCCAGCTATAAAGATTTCAAAccaacaacaaaatgaaaagaagaaaactccCTCACCTCAGGCTCAAGAAACCACTTTGAATTTGAGCTTGCTTGAAAAACCCGGTGCTGCTGCAAAGGAAGACAAAG tgaaaaagaaagaacCGCTAGATGTAAGAAATTTTGATTATAGTGCTCGAAGCTGGACTGGTAAATCTCCAAAACAATTTTTGATTGACTGGTGCAGGAAGAATTTTCCCAAGAGCCCAAATCCTGCTTTTGAAAAAGTTCCAGTTGGTAAATACTGGAAATGTAG GGTCAGGATTACAAAATCATCAGAAGACGTAATGGCAATGTGTCCTACAATCGTAACAGAAGATAGTATGCAAGCACAACATCTAGCTGCTACTTTGGCGCTCTATCATTTAACCAAAGGACAA TCAGTTCATCAGTTACTGCCTCCTACTTACCGTGATGTCTGGCTAGAATGGAGggatattgaaaagaaaaaggaagaagaaaacaagataGAAACCAACAAACCTCGTGATAACTTTATTGCTAGATTATTAAACAAACTCAAACAACAACAGCAGCTACAGTCTGAAAACCAACCAAAAGTATCTGAGGGTCCTGAAGATTCCTGGGAAAACTTAGTTTCTGATGAGGACCTGAGCAGTCTCTGTCCTGAGATCTCAGACACAGATAATTTGGAACCATCAAGGGTTTTGTTCAAAAAGCTGCAAAGTTCCTCCAGATACCAGAGGCTTCTGAAAGAGAGACAGGAATTACCTGTGTTTAAGCACAGATACTCAATTGTAGAAACTCTTAAAAAACATCGAGTAGTTGTTGTGGCTGGTGAAACAGGCAGTGGGAAGAGTACCCAGGTGCCCCATTTCTTGTTAGAAGACTTGTTGCTGGATGAAGGGTCGAATAAATGCAATATTGTGTGCACACAACCCCGAAGAATCTCAGCAGTGAGTCTGGCAACCCGGGTTTGTGAAGAGCTAGGCTGTGAATCGGGACCGGGAGGAAAA AATTCCCTATGTGGATATCAAATTCGCATGGAATCAAGAACAGGAGAAGCCACCAGACTACTGTACTGTACCACAGGTGTCCTGCTTCGGAAGCTTCAAGAAGATGGTCGTCTTTCAAGTGTATCTCATGTTATTGTAGATGAG GTACATGAAAGAAGTGTCCAGTCTGATTTCTTGCTAGTTATTCTGAAGGAGATCTTGCACAAGCGTTCAGACCTGCATCTTATTTTAATGAGTGCTACTGTAGACAGTGAGAAGTTTTCCAGCTATTTCTCCCACTGTCCCATTTTAAGGATCTCAGGAAGGAGTTACCCTGTTGAG ATTTTCCACGTTGAAGATGTAATTGAAGCAACTGGCTATGTTCTGGAGAAGGACTCAGAATATTGTCAGAAgttcttggaggaggaggaggaagtaacAATAAATGTTACTAGCAAAGGAGGAGGCACTACAAAGTATCAG GAGTATGTCCCAGTCCAGTCTGGATCTGGTATTGATTTGGCTCCTTACTATGCAAAGTATAGCAGTCGTACACAGCAGGCTGTCTACTATATGAATCCTTACAAGATCAACCTTGAACTTATTTTGGAGTTGCTTGCATACTTAG ATAGaagtccccagttcaagaacatCGAGGGTGCTGTGCTGATCTTTTTACCAGGCCTTGCCCATATCCAGCAGCTGTATGATCTCATTTCAACTGACAGAAGATTTAACTTGCGTGACAG ACACAGGTTAATAGCCTTGCATTCTGTTCTTTCAACTCAAGATCAAGCAGCGGCATTTACAATACCTCCTCTTGGTATTAGAAAG ATTGTTTTGGCAACCAATATAGCAGAGACAGGTATTACAATACCAGATGTTGTCTTTGTAATTGATACTgggagaacaaaagaaaatag GTATCATGAAAGTAGTCAGATGAGTTCCCTGGAGGAGACCTTTGTTAGTAAAGCTAGTGCTCTGCAGCGACAAGGAAGAGCTGGGCGTGTTAGGGATGGATTCTGCTTCCGAATGTACACAAGAGACAG GTTTGAAAGTTTCATGGAATATTCTGTTCCAGAAATATTGCGTGTGCCTTTGGAGGAATTATGCCTTCATATTATg AAGTGCAGTCTTGGCTCTCCTGAAGATTTCCTTTCCAGAGCATTAGATCCACCACAGCAGCAAGTAATTGGTAATGCAATGAACCTGTTGAGGAAGATTGGGGCTTGTCTGTTAAATGAGCCCAGGCTGACTCCATTGGGCCAGCACCTCGCAGCCCTTCCTGTCAATGTAAAGATTGGCAAAATGCTTATATTTGGTGCTATATTTGGCTGCTTGGATCCCGTG GCAACTCTGGCTGCTGTTATGACAGAAAAATCCCCGTTTACTATACCAATTGGCCGAAAAGATGAAGCAGATCTTGCAAAATCAGCTCTAGCAATGGCAGTTTCAGATCATATAACAATCTACAACGCCTATCTGGG GTGGAAAAGGGCTCGACAAGAAGGGGGATACCGTGCTGAAATGACGTATTGCAGAAGAAATTTCCTTAATAGGACTTCATTGTTAACTCTGGAG GACGTAAAGCAAGAACTTATAAGGGTGGTCAGAGCGGCAGGGTTCACAGCATCTACAACGCCGTGTGGATGGGATGGAAATGGAGCTGCACAATGCCTTTCTCTCCACGAAATTGCTCTTCTTAAAGCTGTGTTGACTGCAGGGCTGTATGACAACGTAGGAAAAATACTACTTACAAAGTCTGTGGATATTACAGAGAAGCTGGCTTGCATGGTAGAAACTGCTCAGGGTAAAGCGCAAGTGCATCCCTCTTCTGTAAATCGAGACTTACAGACATACGGATGGCTCCTTTACCAGGAGAAG GTGAGGTATGCTAAGGTATATTTGAGAGAGACTACTTTAATATCGCCCTTCCCTATTTTGCTTTTTGGTGGGGATATAGAAGTCCAGCATCGGGAGCGTCTCCTGACAGTTGATGGCTGGATCCATTTTCAG GCTCCTGTAAAGATAGCAGTGATTTTCAAACAGCTGAGAGTTCTCATTGAGTCGGTTTTAAAGAAGAAGCTTGAAAATCCTAAAATGTCACTTGAAG ATGACAAGGTCTTACACATCATCAAAGAACTGATAAAAACAGAGAATGGTAACTGA
- the DHX29 gene encoding ATP-dependent RNA helicase DHX29 isoform X2: MGGRNKKQRAGSAAHTASAATAAARARAAAEAAAAAAGSRAAPRPPPASKEPRVKQGPKTYSFSSTTDSSAAANLDKSVLKVMINGNLEKKIIDVINDHKKQNDDKGMISKRLTAKKLQDVYMALQRFSFKTEHIEEAMKNTLLYGGDLHSALDWLCLNLPDDALPEGFSQQFEEQQQKPRAKFCSPVSKRDLPPQVVDNRKKENGPETKEANVGKEKEISMKEWILRYAEQQSDEEKNESVKETDEEKFDPNERYVQLAAKLSEAKEQASISKQDKDKQAQKVAQEKIRRIQQEMAILEEHPVFNPAIKISNQQQNEKKKTPSPQAQETTLNLSLLEKPGAAAKEDKVKKKEPLDVRNFDYSARSWTGKSPKQFLIDWCRKNFPKSPNPAFEKVPVGKYWKCRVRITKSSEDVMAMCPTIVTEDSMQAQHLAATLALYHLTKGQSVHQLLPPTYRDVWLEWRDIEKKKEEENKIETNKPRDNFIARLLNKLKQQQQLQSENQPKVSEGPEDSWENLVSDEDLSSLCPEISDTDNLEPSRVLFKKLQSSSRYQRLLKERQELPVFKHRYSIVETLKKHRVVVVAGETGSGKSTQVPHFLLEDLLLDEGSNKCNIVCTQPRRISAVSLATRVCEELGCESGPGGKNSLCGYQIRMESRTGEATRLLYCTTGVLLRKLQEDGRLSSVSHVIVDEVHERSVQSDFLLVILKEILHKRSDLHLILMSATVDSEKFSSYFSHCPILRISGRSYPVEIFHVEDVIEATGYVLEKDSEYCQKFLEEEEEVTINVTSKGGGTTKYQEYVPVQSGSGIDLAPYYAKYSSRTQQAVYYMNPYKINLELILELLAYLDRSPQFKNIEGAVLIFLPGLAHIQQLYDLISTDRRFNLRDRHRLIALHSVLSTQDQAAAFTIPPLGIRKIVLATNIAETGITIPDVVFVIDTGRTKENRYHESSQMSSLEETFVSKASALQRQGRAGRVRDGFCFRMYTRDRFESFMEYSVPEILRVPLEELCLHIMKCSLGSPEDFLSRALDPPQQQVIGNAMNLLRKIGACLLNEPRLTPLGQHLAALPVNVKIGKMLIFGAIFGCLDPVATLAAVMTEKSPFTIPIGRKDEADLAKSALAMAVSDHITIYNAYLGWKRARQEGGYRAEMTYCRRNFLNRTSLLTLEDVKQELIRVVRAAGFTASTTPCGWDGNGAAQCLSLHEIALLKAVLTAGLYDNVGKILLTKSVDITEKLACMVETAQGKAQVHPSSVNRDLQTYGWLLYQEKKSSIGSVS; the protein is encoded by the exons ATGGGTGGCCGCAACAAGAAgcagcgggcgggcagcgcggcccaTACCGCCTCCGCCGCCACGGCCGCGGCCCGCGCTAGAGCCGCCGCCGAGGCCGCTGCTGCGGCCGCGGGCAGCCGagccgcgccgcggccgccgcccgctTCCAAAGAGCCGCGTGTCAAGCAAG GTCCAAAAACTTACAGTTTTAGTTCAACAACAGATTCAAGTGCTGCTGCAAATCTAGATAAGTCTGTTCTTAAG GTGATGATAAATGGTAATTTGGAGAAAAAGATTATTGATGTAATAAATGACCATAAAAAACAAAATGATGACAAAGGAATGATTTCCAAGAGACTTACTGCTAAGAAACTACAG GATGTGTACATGGCTTTACAAAGATTCTCTTTTAAGACTGAGCACATTGAAGAAGCaatgaaaaatacacttttataTGGTGGTGATCTTCACTCTGCACTTGATTGGCTTTGTTTAAACCTTCCTGATG atGCCTTGCCTGAAGGTTTTAGCCAGCAGtttgaagaacagcaacagaaaccTAGAGCAAAATTTTGTTCTCCTGTGTCAAAACGTGATCTTCCACCTCAAGTAGTGgataacagaaagaaagaaaatggcccTGAAACTAAG GAGGCAAAtgtggggaaagagaaagaaattagtaTGAAGGAATGGATTTTGCGATACGCTGAACAACAGAGTGATGAAGAGAAGAATGAGTCTGTGAAAGAGACAGATGAAGAGAAGTTTGACCCA AATGAGAGGTATGTACAGCTGGCTGCCAAGCTTTCAGAAGCGAAAgaacaagcaagcatctccaagCAAGACAAAGACAAGCAAGCCCAGAAAGTAGCACAGGAGAAAATAAGAAGAATTCAGCAAG AAATGGCAATTCTTGAAGAACATCCGGTATTTAATCCAGCTATAAAGATTTCAAAccaacaacaaaatgaaaagaagaaaactccCTCACCTCAGGCTCAAGAAACCACTTTGAATTTGAGCTTGCTTGAAAAACCCGGTGCTGCTGCAAAGGAAGACAAAG tgaaaaagaaagaacCGCTAGATGTAAGAAATTTTGATTATAGTGCTCGAAGCTGGACTGGTAAATCTCCAAAACAATTTTTGATTGACTGGTGCAGGAAGAATTTTCCCAAGAGCCCAAATCCTGCTTTTGAAAAAGTTCCAGTTGGTAAATACTGGAAATGTAG GGTCAGGATTACAAAATCATCAGAAGACGTAATGGCAATGTGTCCTACAATCGTAACAGAAGATAGTATGCAAGCACAACATCTAGCTGCTACTTTGGCGCTCTATCATTTAACCAAAGGACAA TCAGTTCATCAGTTACTGCCTCCTACTTACCGTGATGTCTGGCTAGAATGGAGggatattgaaaagaaaaaggaagaagaaaacaagataGAAACCAACAAACCTCGTGATAACTTTATTGCTAGATTATTAAACAAACTCAAACAACAACAGCAGCTACAGTCTGAAAACCAACCAAAAGTATCTGAGGGTCCTGAAGATTCCTGGGAAAACTTAGTTTCTGATGAGGACCTGAGCAGTCTCTGTCCTGAGATCTCAGACACAGATAATTTGGAACCATCAAGGGTTTTGTTCAAAAAGCTGCAAAGTTCCTCCAGATACCAGAGGCTTCTGAAAGAGAGACAGGAATTACCTGTGTTTAAGCACAGATACTCAATTGTAGAAACTCTTAAAAAACATCGAGTAGTTGTTGTGGCTGGTGAAACAGGCAGTGGGAAGAGTACCCAGGTGCCCCATTTCTTGTTAGAAGACTTGTTGCTGGATGAAGGGTCGAATAAATGCAATATTGTGTGCACACAACCCCGAAGAATCTCAGCAGTGAGTCTGGCAACCCGGGTTTGTGAAGAGCTAGGCTGTGAATCGGGACCGGGAGGAAAA AATTCCCTATGTGGATATCAAATTCGCATGGAATCAAGAACAGGAGAAGCCACCAGACTACTGTACTGTACCACAGGTGTCCTGCTTCGGAAGCTTCAAGAAGATGGTCGTCTTTCAAGTGTATCTCATGTTATTGTAGATGAG GTACATGAAAGAAGTGTCCAGTCTGATTTCTTGCTAGTTATTCTGAAGGAGATCTTGCACAAGCGTTCAGACCTGCATCTTATTTTAATGAGTGCTACTGTAGACAGTGAGAAGTTTTCCAGCTATTTCTCCCACTGTCCCATTTTAAGGATCTCAGGAAGGAGTTACCCTGTTGAG ATTTTCCACGTTGAAGATGTAATTGAAGCAACTGGCTATGTTCTGGAGAAGGACTCAGAATATTGTCAGAAgttcttggaggaggaggaggaagtaacAATAAATGTTACTAGCAAAGGAGGAGGCACTACAAAGTATCAG GAGTATGTCCCAGTCCAGTCTGGATCTGGTATTGATTTGGCTCCTTACTATGCAAAGTATAGCAGTCGTACACAGCAGGCTGTCTACTATATGAATCCTTACAAGATCAACCTTGAACTTATTTTGGAGTTGCTTGCATACTTAG ATAGaagtccccagttcaagaacatCGAGGGTGCTGTGCTGATCTTTTTACCAGGCCTTGCCCATATCCAGCAGCTGTATGATCTCATTTCAACTGACAGAAGATTTAACTTGCGTGACAG ACACAGGTTAATAGCCTTGCATTCTGTTCTTTCAACTCAAGATCAAGCAGCGGCATTTACAATACCTCCTCTTGGTATTAGAAAG ATTGTTTTGGCAACCAATATAGCAGAGACAGGTATTACAATACCAGATGTTGTCTTTGTAATTGATACTgggagaacaaaagaaaatag GTATCATGAAAGTAGTCAGATGAGTTCCCTGGAGGAGACCTTTGTTAGTAAAGCTAGTGCTCTGCAGCGACAAGGAAGAGCTGGGCGTGTTAGGGATGGATTCTGCTTCCGAATGTACACAAGAGACAG GTTTGAAAGTTTCATGGAATATTCTGTTCCAGAAATATTGCGTGTGCCTTTGGAGGAATTATGCCTTCATATTATg AAGTGCAGTCTTGGCTCTCCTGAAGATTTCCTTTCCAGAGCATTAGATCCACCACAGCAGCAAGTAATTGGTAATGCAATGAACCTGTTGAGGAAGATTGGGGCTTGTCTGTTAAATGAGCCCAGGCTGACTCCATTGGGCCAGCACCTCGCAGCCCTTCCTGTCAATGTAAAGATTGGCAAAATGCTTATATTTGGTGCTATATTTGGCTGCTTGGATCCCGTG GCAACTCTGGCTGCTGTTATGACAGAAAAATCCCCGTTTACTATACCAATTGGCCGAAAAGATGAAGCAGATCTTGCAAAATCAGCTCTAGCAATGGCAGTTTCAGATCATATAACAATCTACAACGCCTATCTGGG GTGGAAAAGGGCTCGACAAGAAGGGGGATACCGTGCTGAAATGACGTATTGCAGAAGAAATTTCCTTAATAGGACTTCATTGTTAACTCTGGAG GACGTAAAGCAAGAACTTATAAGGGTGGTCAGAGCGGCAGGGTTCACAGCATCTACAACGCCGTGTGGATGGGATGGAAATGGAGCTGCACAATGCCTTTCTCTCCACGAAATTGCTCTTCTTAAAGCTGTGTTGACTGCAGGGCTGTATGACAACGTAGGAAAAATACTACTTACAAAGTCTGTGGATATTACAGAGAAGCTGGCTTGCATGGTAGAAACTGCTCAGGGTAAAGCGCAAGTGCATCCCTCTTCTGTAAATCGAGACTTACAGACATACGGATGGCTCCTTTACCAGGAGAAG AAGTCCAGCATCGGGAGCGTCTCCTGA